Proteins encoded within one genomic window of Variovorax sp. OAS795:
- the hisD gene encoding histidinol dehydrogenase, which translates to MTLKAAPVRLSTASAGFDAEFKARLHWSADADAAIEKVVADILADVQKRGDEAVLEYTNRFDKLSAKTLHELELTQAELKAAFESLPATQRDALEAAARRVRSYHEAQKKASGESWSYRDADGTLLGQKVTPLDRVGIYVPGGKAAYPSSVLMNAIPAHVAGVGEIIMVVPTPKGEKNPLVLAAAYVAGVTRAFTIGGAQAVAALAYGTATIPAVDKITGPGNAYVAAAKRRVFGTVGIDMIAGPSEILVLADGSTPPDWVAMDLFSQAEHDELAQSILLCPDAAYIDRVQAEIDRLLPTMPRGEIIAASLNGRGALIHTRSMEEACEISNRIAPEHLEVSSSEPQRWEPLLRHAGAIFLGAFTSESLGDYCAGPNHVLPTSGTARFSSPLGVYDFQKRSSLIEVSEAGAQVLGPIAVTLAEGEGLQAHAEAARLRLRMI; encoded by the coding sequence ATGACACTGAAAGCAGCACCCGTTCGCCTCTCCACGGCTTCAGCAGGCTTCGATGCCGAGTTCAAGGCGCGGCTGCATTGGTCCGCGGATGCCGATGCGGCCATCGAGAAGGTGGTGGCCGACATCCTGGCCGATGTGCAGAAGCGCGGCGACGAAGCGGTGCTGGAATACACGAATCGCTTCGACAAGCTCAGTGCCAAGACACTGCATGAACTTGAATTGACGCAAGCCGAACTGAAGGCCGCGTTCGAGTCGCTGCCCGCCACGCAGCGCGATGCACTCGAAGCCGCCGCACGGCGCGTGCGCAGCTACCACGAGGCCCAGAAGAAGGCGAGCGGCGAGAGCTGGAGCTACCGCGATGCCGATGGCACGCTGCTCGGCCAGAAGGTCACGCCGCTCGACCGCGTCGGCATCTATGTGCCGGGCGGCAAGGCGGCCTATCCGTCGAGCGTGCTGATGAACGCCATTCCGGCGCATGTCGCGGGCGTGGGCGAGATCATCATGGTCGTGCCAACGCCCAAGGGGGAGAAGAACCCGCTCGTTCTGGCCGCCGCCTACGTGGCCGGCGTCACGCGCGCCTTCACCATCGGCGGCGCCCAGGCCGTGGCCGCGCTCGCCTACGGCACCGCCACCATCCCCGCGGTCGACAAGATCACCGGCCCCGGCAACGCCTATGTCGCGGCCGCCAAGCGCCGCGTGTTCGGCACCGTCGGCATCGACATGATCGCGGGCCCGAGCGAGATCCTCGTGCTGGCCGACGGCAGCACGCCGCCCGACTGGGTGGCGATGGACCTGTTCAGCCAGGCCGAGCACGACGAACTCGCGCAAAGCATCCTGCTGTGCCCCGATGCGGCCTACATCGACCGTGTGCAGGCCGAAATCGACCGCCTGCTGCCCACCATGCCGCGCGGCGAAATCATCGCGGCCTCGCTCAACGGCCGCGGTGCGCTGATCCACACCCGGAGCATGGAAGAGGCCTGCGAGATCAGCAACCGCATCGCACCCGAGCACCTGGAAGTCAGCAGCAGCGAACCCCAACGCTGGGAGCCCCTGCTGCGCCATGCCGGCGCGATCTTCCTGGGCGCATTCACCAGCGAAAGCCTCGGCGACTACTGCGCCGGACCGAACCACGTGCTGCCGACCAGCGGCACGGCGCGCTTCTCGAGCCCGCTGGGCGTCTACGACTTCCAGAAGCGCTCCAGCCTGATCGAAGTGAGCGAGGCAGGCGCCCAAGTGCTGGGCCCCATCGCCGTGACATTGGCAGAGGGCGAAGGCCTGCAGGCGCACGCCGAAGCGGCGCGCTTGCGCCTGCGTATGATCTGA
- the hisG gene encoding ATP phosphoribosyltransferase, with amino-acid sequence MITLALSKGRIFEETMPLLAAAGIEVTEDPEKSRKLILATTRPDVRVVLVRASDVPTYVQYGGADLGVTGSDVLLEHGNQGLYQPLDLRIAACRLSVAVRADYDYASAVKQGSRLRVATKYVGLAREFFASKGVHVDLIKLYGSMELAPLTGLADAIVDLVSTGNTLRANHLVEVERIMDISARLVVNQAALKLKREPIRRIIDAFASAIPAANTP; translated from the coding sequence GTGATCACTCTTGCTCTGTCCAAGGGCCGCATCTTCGAAGAGACGATGCCCCTGCTGGCCGCGGCCGGCATCGAGGTCACCGAAGACCCGGAAAAATCGCGCAAGCTGATTCTCGCGACCACGCGGCCCGACGTGCGCGTGGTGCTGGTGCGCGCGTCCGACGTGCCCACCTATGTGCAGTACGGCGGCGCCGACCTCGGCGTGACCGGCTCCGACGTGCTGCTGGAGCACGGCAACCAGGGCCTCTACCAGCCGCTCGACCTGCGCATTGCGGCCTGCCGCCTCAGCGTGGCGGTGCGTGCCGACTACGACTACGCCTCGGCCGTGAAGCAGGGCTCGCGCCTGCGCGTCGCCACCAAGTACGTGGGCCTGGCGCGCGAGTTCTTCGCGAGCAAGGGCGTCCACGTCGACCTGATCAAGCTCTACGGCAGCATGGAGCTTGCGCCGCTCACGGGCCTGGCCGACGCCATCGTCGACCTGGTCTCCACCGGCAACACGCTCAGGGCCAATCACTTGGTCGAAGTGGAGCGCATCATGGACATCAGCGCGCGCCTGGTCGTCAACCAGGCCGCGCTCAAGCTCAAGCGCGAGCCGATCCGCCGCATCATCGACGCCTTTGCGTCCGCCATTCCTGCAGCCAACACGCCCTGA
- the murA gene encoding UDP-N-acetylglucosamine 1-carboxyvinyltransferase, producing MDKLLIRGGRQLRGEVLISGAKNAALPELCAALLTDKPVTLYNVPRLQDVSTMLKLVRNMGVTAERDDNGTVQLNAGDLTNPEAPYELVKTMRASVLALGPLLARFGHAKVSLPGGCAIGSRPVDQHIKGLQSMGAEIAVEHGYMLAKLPAGRTRLKGARILTDMVTVTGTENFLMAAALAEGETLLENAAQEPEIVDLAEMLIRMGAKIEGHGTSHIRVQGVERLRGCEHAVVADRIEAGTFLCAVAATGGDVFLRHARADHMDAVIDKLRDAGCTVSPEQGGVRIASTAPACEHLKAQSFSTTEYPGFPTDMQAQFMALNVIARGASMVTETIFENRFMHVNEMVRLGATIHVEGKVAMVEGVQQLSGATVMATDLRASASLVIAGLVADGETLIDRIYHLDRGYDRMEAKLRGLGADIERVAGVAA from the coding sequence ATGGACAAACTTCTGATTCGCGGCGGGCGCCAGCTTCGCGGCGAGGTACTCATTTCCGGCGCCAAGAACGCCGCGCTGCCCGAGCTGTGCGCGGCCCTGCTCACCGACAAGCCTGTGACGCTGTACAACGTGCCGCGCCTGCAGGACGTGTCGACGATGCTCAAGCTGGTGCGCAACATGGGCGTGACCGCCGAGCGCGACGACAACGGCACCGTGCAGCTCAACGCCGGCGACCTCACCAACCCGGAAGCGCCCTACGAACTGGTGAAGACCATGCGCGCCTCCGTGTTGGCCCTTGGCCCGCTGCTGGCGCGCTTCGGCCATGCCAAGGTGTCGCTGCCGGGCGGCTGCGCCATCGGCTCGCGCCCGGTCGACCAGCACATCAAGGGCCTGCAGTCGATGGGCGCCGAGATCGCGGTCGAGCACGGCTACATGCTCGCGAAGCTGCCGGCCGGCCGTACCCGCCTGAAGGGCGCGCGCATCCTGACCGACATGGTCACCGTCACCGGTACCGAGAACTTCCTCATGGCGGCCGCGCTGGCCGAGGGCGAGACGCTGCTCGAGAACGCCGCGCAGGAGCCCGAGATCGTCGACCTGGCCGAGATGCTGATCCGCATGGGCGCGAAGATCGAAGGCCACGGCACCAGCCACATCCGCGTGCAGGGCGTCGAAAGACTGCGCGGCTGCGAGCATGCGGTGGTGGCGGACCGCATCGAGGCGGGCACCTTTCTGTGCGCGGTTGCGGCCACGGGCGGGGACGTGTTCCTGCGCCATGCCCGCGCCGACCACATGGACGCCGTGATCGACAAGCTGCGCGATGCCGGCTGCACGGTCAGCCCGGAGCAAGGCGGCGTTCGCATCGCTTCCACCGCTCCGGCCTGCGAGCACCTCAAGGCGCAGAGCTTCAGCACCACCGAATACCCCGGCTTCCCGACCGACATGCAGGCGCAGTTCATGGCCTTGAACGTGATCGCGCGGGGCGCCTCGATGGTGACCGAAACCATTTTCGAGAACCGCTTCATGCACGTGAACGAGATGGTGCGCCTGGGCGCCACCATCCATGTCGAGGGCAAGGTGGCGATGGTCGAGGGCGTGCAGCAGCTCTCGGGCGCCACCGTGATGGCGACCGACCTGCGCGCGTCGGCCAGCCTCGTGATTGCCGGGCTGGTGGCCGACGGCGAGACACTGATCGACCGCATCTACCACCTGGACCGCGGCTACGACCGCATGGAAGCCAAGCTGCGCGGCCTGGGCGCCGACATCGAGCGCGTGGCGGGAGTCGCCGCATGA
- a CDS encoding BolA family protein, which translates to MTAEELQALIQSHLPCEHISLEGDGRHWYATIVSAEFEGKRAIQRHQRVYATLGAKMHTDEVHALSMKTFTPAEWAAIDK; encoded by the coding sequence ATGACCGCCGAAGAACTCCAGGCCCTGATCCAGTCCCATCTCCCGTGCGAGCACATCTCGCTCGAGGGCGATGGCCGCCACTGGTACGCCACCATCGTCTCGGCCGAATTCGAGGGCAAGCGCGCGATCCAGCGCCATCAGCGGGTCTACGCCACCCTGGGTGCGAAAATGCATACCGACGAGGTGCATGCGCTCTCGATGAAAACCTTCACGCCGGCCGAATGGGCGGCGATCGACAAGTAA
- a CDS encoding ABC transporter permease, with protein sequence MMAVTGWRALLYKETLRFWKVGFQTVGAPVLTALLYLMVFGHVLEDHVKVYGSVGYTAFLVPGLVMMSVLQNAFANSSSSIIQSKIMGNLVFVLLTPLSHWGWFLAYVGSSVIRGLAVGLGVFVVTVFFAMPDFVAPLWILVFALLGAAMLGTLGLIAGLWAEKFDQMAVFQNFLIMPMTFLSGVFYSIGSLPPFWQGVSHLNPFFYMIDGFRYGFFGVSDASPWLSLGIVGAAWLVVSAVAVHLLKIGYKIRG encoded by the coding sequence ATGATGGCTGTTACCGGGTGGCGCGCGCTGCTTTACAAGGAAACGCTGCGCTTCTGGAAGGTCGGCTTCCAGACCGTGGGCGCACCGGTGCTCACCGCGCTGCTGTACCTCATGGTGTTCGGCCACGTGCTCGAAGACCACGTGAAAGTGTATGGCTCGGTCGGCTACACCGCGTTTCTCGTGCCTGGCCTCGTGATGATGAGCGTGTTGCAGAACGCCTTCGCCAACAGCTCGTCATCGATCATCCAGAGCAAGATCATGGGCAACCTGGTGTTCGTGCTGCTCACGCCGCTGTCGCACTGGGGCTGGTTCCTCGCCTATGTGGGCTCGTCCGTGATCCGTGGGCTGGCCGTGGGGCTCGGCGTGTTCGTCGTCACGGTCTTCTTCGCAATGCCCGACTTCGTTGCGCCGCTCTGGATCCTGGTGTTCGCGCTGCTGGGCGCCGCGATGCTGGGTACGCTGGGGCTCATCGCCGGCCTCTGGGCCGAAAAATTCGACCAGATGGCTGTGTTCCAGAACTTCCTGATCATGCCGATGACGTTCCTCTCGGGCGTTTTCTATTCGATCGGGTCGCTGCCGCCGTTCTGGCAGGGCGTGAGCCACCTGAACCCCTTCTTCTACATGATCGACGGATTCCGCTACGGCTTCTTCGGGGTGAGCGACGCCTCGCCCTGGCTCAGCCTCGGCATCGTCGGCGCCGCGTGGCTGGTGGTGAGCGCCGTTGCCGTCCACCTGCTGAAAATCGGCTACAAAATCAGAGGCTGA
- a CDS encoding ABC transporter ATP-binding protein has translation MPAISFQSVSKTYPPSKQQRAQGKQGLRAVDEVSFQIEPGEFFGLLGPNGAGKTTLISMLAGLSRPTAGAISVHGFDVQRDYAEARRQLGIVPQELVFDPFFNVRESLRIQSGYFGIKNNEAWIDELLQSLGLADKATANMRQLSGGMKRRVLVAQALVHKPPVIVLDEPTAGVDVELRQTLWQFVARLNKQGSTVLLTTHYLEEAEALCSRIAMLKQGRVIALDRTSELLKSAASNVLRFKTDAMLPWAIAQHARITGRIVQLPAQNAHEVEQLLAAIREAGVAVEDVEMRKADLEDVFIDLMAGEQTPLEVSR, from the coding sequence ATGCCCGCGATCTCATTCCAATCGGTCTCCAAGACCTACCCCCCCTCCAAGCAGCAGCGGGCCCAAGGCAAGCAGGGCCTGCGCGCCGTCGACGAGGTCAGCTTCCAGATCGAGCCGGGCGAGTTCTTCGGCTTGCTCGGCCCCAATGGCGCGGGCAAGACCACCCTCATCAGCATGCTGGCCGGCCTGTCCCGGCCCACCGCCGGCGCGATCAGCGTCCATGGCTTCGACGTGCAGCGCGACTATGCCGAAGCCCGGCGCCAGCTCGGCATCGTGCCGCAGGAGCTGGTGTTCGACCCCTTCTTCAACGTCCGCGAATCGCTGCGCATCCAGTCGGGCTACTTCGGCATCAAGAACAACGAGGCCTGGATCGACGAGCTGCTGCAAAGCCTGGGGCTGGCCGACAAGGCCACGGCCAACATGCGCCAGCTCTCGGGCGGCATGAAGCGGCGTGTGCTGGTGGCGCAGGCGCTGGTCCACAAGCCGCCGGTCATCGTGCTCGACGAGCCGACGGCCGGCGTCGACGTCGAACTGCGCCAGACGCTGTGGCAGTTCGTCGCCAGGCTCAACAAGCAGGGCAGCACCGTGCTGCTCACCACCCACTATCTCGAAGAAGCCGAGGCGCTGTGCAGCCGCATCGCCATGCTCAAGCAGGGCCGCGTGATCGCGCTGGACCGCACCAGCGAGCTGCTGAAGTCCGCCGCCAGCAACGTGCTGCGCTTCAAGACCGATGCCATGCTGCCCTGGGCCATCGCGCAGCATGCGCGCATCACCGGGCGCATCGTGCAGTTGCCGGCGCAGAACGCCCATGAAGTCGAACAACTGCTGGCCGCGATCCGCGAAGCCGGCGTCGCGGTGGAAGACGTGGAAATGCGCAAGGCCGATCTGGAAGACGTGTTCATCGACCTGATGGCGGGCGAGCAGACGCCGCTGGAGGTGTCGAGATGA
- a CDS encoding STAS domain-containing protein: MLVLPTKLTHDDAPACMRMLQQGLKGQADTSTVVDASALTHFDSSALAVLLECRRESSALGRGFAVKGLSPRLRELAALYGIAGLLPAAP, encoded by the coding sequence ATGCTGGTGCTGCCGACCAAACTCACCCACGACGATGCCCCGGCCTGCATGCGCATGCTGCAGCAGGGGCTCAAGGGGCAGGCCGATACGTCCACCGTGGTGGACGCCAGTGCACTGACGCACTTCGACTCGTCGGCGTTGGCGGTTTTGCTGGAGTGTCGGCGCGAATCCAGCGCGCTCGGCCGCGGTTTTGCCGTGAAGGGGCTTTCGCCCCGGCTGCGCGAGCTCGCTGCGCTCTACGGCATCGCGGGGCTTCTGCCGGCAGCACCCTGA
- a CDS encoding ABC transporter substrate-binding protein yields MNNKILQRRGFGRLVLASALLFGAAAAFVRPALAADEAPDALVKRLSTDVIETIKADTSIKSGDISKIMVLVDSKIMPNVNFQRMTASAVGPAWRQATPEQQKKLQEEFKTLLVRTYAGALDQVSDQTVTVRPFRGSPEDTDVLVRTEVKGRGDPVQLDYRLEKTPGQGGGWKVYNLNVLGVWLVDTYRTQFAQEINARGIDGLIAALAARNKGNNGKS; encoded by the coding sequence ATGAACAACAAGATCCTGCAACGCCGCGGCTTTGGCCGCCTTGTACTGGCCAGCGCGCTGCTTTTTGGCGCGGCCGCGGCTTTCGTGCGCCCGGCACTTGCGGCCGACGAGGCCCCCGATGCGCTGGTCAAGCGCCTGTCGACCGATGTGATCGAAACCATCAAGGCCGACACTTCCATCAAGTCGGGCGACATCAGCAAGATCATGGTGCTGGTCGACAGCAAGATCATGCCCAATGTCAACTTCCAGCGCATGACGGCTTCCGCCGTGGGCCCGGCATGGCGCCAGGCCACGCCCGAGCAGCAGAAGAAGCTGCAGGAAGAATTCAAGACCCTGCTGGTGCGCACCTACGCCGGTGCGCTCGACCAGGTGAGCGACCAGACTGTCACGGTCCGTCCTTTCCGCGGTTCGCCTGAAGACACCGACGTGCTGGTGCGCACCGAGGTCAAGGGCCGCGGCGATCCCGTCCAGCTCGACTATCGCCTCGAGAAGACGCCCGGCCAAGGCGGCGGCTGGAAGGTCTACAACCTCAATGTGCTGGGCGTCTGGCTGGTCGACACCTACCGCACCCAGTTCGCGCAGGAAATCAACGCCCGTGGCATCGACGGCCTGATTGCAGCGCTGGCCGCGCGCAACAAGGGCAACAACGGCAAGAGCTGA
- a CDS encoding VacJ family lipoprotein: protein MGAAAAFALLAGCASGPHANPADPFEPFNRGVTSFNDTVDEAVLVPVATAYQRVLPSMVRTGVSNFFGNLGDVWSFANSVAQLKLQNSAETFMRVNVNTFFGLGGLLDIATEAGIDRHEEDFGQTLGRWGVGSGPYVVLPLLGPSTLRDTAALPVDRAGSVLGNMNDVAWRNSLSVLEAVDTRAKYLRAGRLLDDAALDKYTFTRDAYLQHRQNDVYDGNPPDDEGGK, encoded by the coding sequence ATGGGCGCCGCAGCTGCTTTTGCACTGCTTGCAGGCTGCGCGAGCGGTCCCCATGCGAATCCCGCGGACCCTTTCGAGCCCTTCAACCGCGGCGTCACGAGCTTCAACGACACGGTCGACGAAGCGGTGCTGGTGCCGGTGGCCACGGCCTACCAGCGCGTGCTGCCCTCCATGGTGCGTACCGGCGTGAGCAATTTCTTCGGCAACCTGGGCGACGTCTGGAGCTTTGCCAACAGCGTGGCCCAGCTCAAGCTGCAGAACAGCGCGGAGACCTTCATGCGGGTCAACGTGAACACGTTCTTCGGTCTGGGCGGCCTGCTGGACATCGCCACCGAAGCCGGTATCGATCGCCACGAGGAAGATTTCGGGCAGACGCTCGGCCGCTGGGGCGTGGGCTCGGGCCCGTATGTCGTGCTGCCGCTGCTCGGCCCCTCGACCCTGCGCGACACCGCGGCCTTGCCCGTGGACCGCGCCGGCAGTGTGCTGGGCAACATGAACGACGTGGCCTGGCGCAATTCGTTGTCGGTGCTCGAAGCCGTCGATACGCGGGCCAAGTACCTGCGCGCGGGCCGCCTGCTCGACGATGCGGCGCTCGACAAATACACCTTCACGCGGGACGCGTACCTGCAGCACCGCCAGAACGACGTGTACGACGGCAATCCGCCTGACGACGAAGGCGGCAAATAG
- the mlaD gene encoding outer membrane lipid asymmetry maintenance protein MlaD, with product MQRSNSDIWVGLFVLIGGAALLFLALQSANLLSLNFQKTYNVTARFDNIGGLKPQTAVKSAGVVVGRVESISFDDKSFQARVTLALQNRYSFPKDSSLKILTSGLLGEQYIGIEAGAEEKNLQPGDTITATQSAVVLENLISQFLYSKAADGNTTPAPGTANKK from the coding sequence ATGCAACGTTCCAATAGCGACATATGGGTGGGCCTGTTCGTCCTGATCGGCGGCGCGGCGCTGCTGTTCCTCGCGCTGCAGTCGGCCAACCTGCTGAGCCTGAACTTCCAGAAGACCTACAACGTCACCGCGCGATTCGACAACATCGGCGGCCTCAAGCCCCAAACGGCCGTCAAGAGTGCCGGCGTGGTGGTGGGCCGTGTGGAATCCATCTCGTTCGATGACAAGTCATTTCAGGCCCGCGTCACATTGGCATTACAAAACCGTTACAGTTTTCCCAAGGACAGCTCGCTCAAGATCCTGACCAGTGGCCTGCTCGGCGAGCAGTACATCGGCATCGAAGCGGGCGCCGAGGAGAAGAATTTGCAACCCGGCGACACCATCACCGCAACCCAATCGGCCGTGGTGCTGGAAAACCTGATCAGCCAGTTCCTCTACAGCAAGGCAGCCGACGGCAATACGACGCCGGCGCCGGGAACAGCCAACAAGAAATGA
- the mlaE gene encoding lipid asymmetry maintenance ABC transporter permease subunit MlaE codes for MTWWKPADVGYAARSKLADLGHGAKLFLRLVVQGAQSLRRFGLVRDQIHFLGNYSLAIIAVSGLFVGFVLGLQMYYALQRYGSSEALGLLVALSLVRELGPVVAALLFTGRAGTSLTAEIGLMKAGEQLSAMEMMAVDPVQRILAPRFWAGVITMPLLAAVFSAVGIMGGYVVGVLMLGVDPGAFWGQMQGGVDVWRDVGNGVIKSIVFGFTVTFIALLQGFEAQPTPEGVSRATTRTVVMASLSVLGLDFLLTAMMFSI; via the coding sequence ATGACCTGGTGGAAGCCAGCCGACGTCGGCTATGCCGCGCGCAGCAAGTTGGCCGACCTCGGCCATGGTGCCAAGCTGTTCCTGCGTCTCGTGGTGCAGGGGGCACAAAGCTTGCGTCGTTTCGGGCTGGTGCGCGACCAGATCCATTTTTTGGGCAACTACTCGCTGGCGATCATTGCGGTGTCGGGGCTTTTCGTCGGTTTCGTGCTGGGCCTGCAGATGTACTACGCGCTGCAGCGCTACGGTTCTTCCGAGGCGCTCGGCCTGCTGGTCGCGCTGAGCCTGGTGCGCGAGCTCGGGCCGGTGGTGGCGGCGCTGCTCTTCACCGGGCGGGCCGGTACCTCGCTCACGGCGGAAATCGGCCTCATGAAGGCCGGCGAGCAGCTCAGCGCCATGGAGATGATGGCGGTCGACCCGGTGCAGCGCATCCTGGCGCCGCGTTTCTGGGCCGGCGTGATCACCATGCCGCTGCTGGCGGCGGTGTTCAGCGCCGTGGGCATCATGGGCGGCTACGTGGTCGGCGTGCTGATGCTGGGCGTGGACCCGGGTGCCTTCTGGGGCCAGATGCAGGGCGGTGTCGATGTGTGGCGCGACGTCGGCAACGGCGTGATCAAGAGCATCGTGTTCGGTTTCACGGTGACCTTCATTGCGCTGCTGCAAGGCTTCGAGGCCCAGCCGACGCCCGAGGGCGTGTCGCGTGCAACCACCCGCACCGTGGTGATGGCGTCGCTTTCGGTGCTCGGGCTCGACTTCTTGTTGACCGCCATGATGTTCAGTATTTGA
- a CDS encoding ABC transporter ATP-binding protein, producing MPEEAPGFFIEMDPAALPHPFVEFRDVSFGYGARAILDRVSFAVPRGKVTALMGASGGGKTTVLRLIGGQQRAQRGEVLFDGRDVGKLDAAGMYQARRRMGMLFQFGALFTDMSVFDNVAFPLREHTQLSEALVRDIVLMKLDAVGLRGARDLMPSEVSGGMARRIALARAIALDPDLVMYDEPFAGLDPISLGTAARLIRQLNDTLGLTSIVVSHDLEETFRIADHVIILANGGIAAQGTPDEVRESADPLVHQFVNALPDGPVHFHYPAIGIEQDFGNEGGA from the coding sequence ATGCCTGAAGAGGCGCCCGGCTTTTTTATTGAGATGGACCCAGCCGCACTGCCACACCCTTTTGTAGAGTTCCGCGATGTTTCGTTCGGCTACGGCGCGCGCGCGATTCTCGACCGGGTGTCGTTTGCCGTGCCGCGCGGCAAGGTCACGGCTTTGATGGGCGCCTCGGGCGGCGGCAAGACGACGGTGTTGCGGCTCATCGGCGGACAGCAGCGGGCGCAGCGCGGCGAAGTGCTTTTCGACGGCCGCGACGTCGGCAAGCTCGACGCCGCCGGCATGTACCAGGCGCGGCGTCGCATGGGCATGTTGTTCCAGTTCGGTGCGCTGTTCACCGACATGAGCGTGTTCGACAACGTCGCCTTTCCGCTGCGCGAGCACACGCAGCTCTCGGAGGCGCTGGTGCGCGACATCGTGCTCATGAAGCTCGATGCGGTCGGCTTGCGCGGCGCGCGCGACCTGATGCCCAGCGAAGTGTCAGGCGGCATGGCGCGCCGCATCGCGCTTGCGCGTGCCATTGCGCTGGACCCCGATCTTGTCATGTACGACGAGCCGTTTGCCGGGCTCGACCCCATTTCGCTCGGCACTGCGGCACGGCTCATACGCCAGCTGAACGACACGCTCGGGCTGACCAGCATCGTGGTGTCGCACGACCTCGAGGAAACCTTCCGCATCGCCGATCACGTGATCATCCTGGCCAACGGCGGCATTGCCGCACAGGGCACGCCGGACGAAGTGCGCGAAAGCGCCGATCCGCTGGTCCACCAGTTCGTCAATGCCCTGCCCGACGGGCCGGTGCATTTTCACTACCCCGCGATCGGCATCGAGCAGGATTTTGGCAATGAGGGGGGAGCATGA
- a CDS encoding glutamate synthase subunit beta, whose product MGKITGFMEHERVEEGYKPVQERVRHYKEFVVGLTVEQAKVQGARCMDCGTPFCNSGCPVNNIIPDFNDLVYRNDWQNAFAVLDSTNNFPEFTGRICPAPCEAACVLNVNDDPVGIKSLEHAIIDRAWDEGWVAPRVAKHKTGKKVAVVGSGPAGMAAAQQLARAGHDVTLFEKNDRIGGLLRYGIPDFKMEKTHIDRRVEQMKAEGVTFRTGVMVGAAKDPLGKGSKVTNLAKETVTPEQLDKEFDAVLLTGGAEQSRDLPVPGRDLDGIHFAMEFLPQQNRVNAGDKVKGQLRADGKHVIVIGGGDTGSDCVGTSNRHGAASVTQFELMPQPPEEENRPLTWPYWPIKLRTSSSHEEGCEREFAISTKEFIGEKGKVTGLKTVRVEWKDGRMQEVAGSEQILKADLVLLAMGFVSPVAPVLEAFGVEKDARGNAKATVDFIGGYATNVPKVFAAGDIRRGQSLVVWAIREGRQAARSVDEFLMGFSDLPR is encoded by the coding sequence ATGGGAAAGATCACAGGCTTCATGGAGCATGAGCGCGTCGAGGAGGGCTACAAGCCCGTCCAGGAGCGCGTCAGGCACTACAAGGAATTCGTCGTCGGACTGACGGTCGAGCAGGCCAAGGTGCAGGGCGCACGCTGCATGGACTGCGGCACGCCGTTCTGCAACAGCGGCTGCCCGGTCAACAACATCATTCCGGACTTCAACGACCTCGTGTACCGCAACGATTGGCAGAACGCCTTCGCGGTGCTCGACTCGACCAACAACTTCCCGGAGTTCACCGGCCGCATCTGCCCCGCGCCCTGCGAGGCCGCCTGCGTGCTCAACGTGAACGACGACCCGGTCGGCATCAAGTCGCTGGAACACGCGATCATCGATCGCGCCTGGGACGAAGGCTGGGTGGCGCCGCGCGTTGCCAAGCACAAGACCGGCAAGAAGGTGGCGGTGGTGGGTTCGGGTCCGGCCGGCATGGCCGCGGCGCAGCAGCTCGCGCGCGCCGGCCACGACGTGACGCTGTTCGAGAAGAACGACCGCATCGGCGGCCTGCTGCGCTACGGCATCCCCGACTTCAAGATGGAGAAGACGCACATCGATCGCCGCGTCGAGCAGATGAAGGCCGAGGGCGTGACCTTCCGTACCGGCGTGATGGTCGGTGCCGCGAAGGACCCGCTGGGCAAGGGCTCCAAGGTGACCAATCTCGCCAAGGAAACCGTCACACCCGAGCAACTGGACAAGGAGTTCGATGCCGTGCTGCTCACCGGCGGTGCCGAGCAATCGCGCGACCTCCCGGTGCCGGGGCGCGACCTTGACGGCATCCACTTCGCGATGGAGTTCCTGCCGCAGCAGAACCGCGTCAATGCGGGCGACAAGGTCAAGGGCCAGTTGCGCGCCGACGGCAAGCACGTCATCGTGATCGGCGGCGGCGACACCGGCTCCGATTGCGTGGGCACCAGCAATCGCCACGGCGCGGCCAGCGTCACGCAGTTCGAGCTGATGCCCCAGCCTCCCGAGGAAGAAAACCGCCCGCTGACCTGGCCCTACTGGCCGATCAAGCTGCGCACCAGCTCCAGCCACGAAGAAGGCTGCGAGCGCGAGTTCGCGATCTCCACCAAGGAGTTCATCGGCGAAAAAGGCAAGGTCACCGGCCTCAAGACGGTCCGGGTCGAGTGGAAGGACGGCCGCATGCAGGAAGTGGCGGGCAGCGAGCAGATCCTCAAGGCCGACCTCGTGCTGCTGGCCATGGGCTTCGTGAGCCCCGTGGCGCCTGTGCTGGAGGCCTTCGGTGTCGAGAAGGATGCGCGCGGCAACGCCAAGGCCACGGTCGACTTCATCGGCGGCTACGCCACCAATGTGCCCAAGGTGTTTGCCGCAGGCGACATTCGCCGCGGCCAGTCGCTGGTGGTCTGGGCGATTCGCGAGGGGCGCCAGGCTGCGCGCTCGGTGGATGAATTTTTGATGGGATTCAGCGACTTACCGCGCTGA